The Bacillota bacterium genome contains a region encoding:
- a CDS encoding bifunctional 4-hydroxy-2-oxoglutarate aldolase/2-dehydro-3-deoxy-phosphogluconate aldolase: MEQEAEREAVLRRIREERLVAIVRAASAGAALERALAWAEAGLGVIEVSFNTPEADAVLAELARRHPRLLVGAGTVLEAAQAEKAVAAGARFLLSPVFTPAVLETARAAGVLYVPGVMTPGELAAVLAAGLRLVKLFPAGALGPAGLKALREPFPGVDFLPTGGVVPEAAPAWFEAGALALGLGGALAQAGDVRAAAEAVRAAAEAARAQAGPGGAASPGERGE; the protein is encoded by the coding sequence ATGGAGCAGGAAGCGGAGCGGGAGGCGGTCCTCCGCCGGATCCGGGAGGAGCGCCTGGTCGCCATCGTCCGCGCGGCCAGCGCCGGCGCCGCCCTGGAGCGGGCGCTGGCCTGGGCGGAGGCGGGCCTGGGCGTCATCGAGGTTTCCTTTAACACTCCGGAGGCCGACGCCGTCCTCGCGGAGCTGGCGCGCCGCCACCCCCGCCTGCTGGTGGGGGCGGGCACCGTGCTGGAGGCGGCCCAGGCGGAGAAGGCGGTGGCGGCGGGGGCGCGCTTCCTGCTCAGCCCGGTCTTCACGCCGGCGGTGCTGGAGACGGCCCGCGCGGCCGGCGTCCTCTACGTGCCCGGGGTGATGACGCCGGGCGAGCTGGCGGCCGTCCTGGCGGCGGGGCTCCGCCTGGTCAAGCTCTTCCCCGCCGGCGCCCTCGGGCCGGCGGGCTTGAAGGCGTTGCGCGAGCCCTTCCCCGGGGTCGACTTCCTCCCCACCGGCGGCGTCGTCCCGGAGGCGGCGCCCGCCTGGTTCGAGGCCGGGGCGCTGGCACTGGGCCTGGGCGGGGCGCTGGCGCAGGCCGGCGACGTGCGCGCGGCGGCGGAGGCGGTGCGCGCGGCCGCCGAGGCGGCGCGGGCGCAGGCCGGGCCGGGCGGGGCGGCCTCCCCCGGGGAGCGGGGAGAATAG
- a CDS encoding NAD(P)-dependent alcohol dehydrogenase encodes MRAAQLVEYKKPLEIREVPVPEPRGEQVLVRIGGSGLCHSDLHLMSGEIPILPGFPFTLGHENAGWVEAVGETVPESLRPGEAVAVYGGWSERPDRFAWSGQEQLTDVRQWVGIGRPGGYADYLLVPTYRYLLPLQGLDPAEAAPLTDAGLTPYRAVKKLLPRLYPGSTVVVIGVGGLGQFGVQYARALTPSCTVVAVDVDPRKLEIARELGADHVIHGREEDPVARVRELTGGEGAQGVIDFVGSDSTLAQAWSMAGHQARVVVVGLAGGKLEFSAGLLNEAELTTSSWGSLLELSEVLELARRGVARPRVRRVRFEEMNQAFDDLAHGRVEGRAVLVPGA; translated from the coding sequence ATGCGTGCCGCACAGCTGGTGGAGTACAAGAAGCCCCTCGAGATCCGCGAGGTACCGGTGCCGGAGCCGCGCGGCGAGCAGGTGCTCGTCCGCATCGGCGGCTCCGGCCTCTGCCACTCCGACCTGCACCTGATGAGCGGCGAGATCCCCATCCTGCCCGGCTTCCCCTTCACCCTGGGCCACGAGAACGCCGGCTGGGTGGAGGCGGTGGGCGAGACGGTGCCCGAGAGCCTCCGCCCGGGCGAGGCGGTGGCCGTCTATGGCGGCTGGAGCGAGCGGCCCGACCGCTTCGCCTGGTCGGGGCAGGAGCAGCTGACCGACGTGCGCCAGTGGGTCGGCATCGGCCGGCCCGGCGGCTACGCCGACTACCTGCTGGTGCCCACCTACCGCTACCTCTTGCCGCTCCAGGGCCTCGACCCGGCGGAGGCGGCGCCGCTCACCGACGCCGGCCTGACGCCCTACCGCGCGGTGAAGAAGCTCTTGCCCCGCCTCTATCCGGGGAGCACGGTGGTCGTCATCGGCGTCGGCGGCCTCGGCCAGTTCGGCGTCCAGTACGCCCGGGCGCTCACCCCGAGCTGCACGGTGGTGGCCGTCGACGTCGACCCGCGCAAGCTGGAGATCGCCCGCGAGCTGGGCGCCGACCACGTGATCCACGGGCGCGAGGAGGATCCGGTGGCCCGGGTGCGCGAGCTGACCGGCGGGGAGGGCGCGCAGGGCGTCATCGACTTCGTCGGCTCGGACTCGACCCTGGCCCAGGCCTGGTCCATGGCCGGCCACCAGGCGCGCGTGGTGGTGGTCGGCCTCGCCGGCGGCAAGCTGGAGTTCAGCGCCGGCCTGCTCAATGAGGCCGAGCTGACCACCAGCAGCTGGGGGAGCCTGCTGGAGCTGAGCGAGGTGCTGGAGCTGGCGCGCCGCGGCGTCGCCCGTCCGCGCGTCCGCCGCGTCCGCTTCGAGGAGATGAACCAGGCCTTCGACGACCTGGCCCACGGCCGCGTCGAGGGACGGGCGGTGCTGGTGCCGGGGGCCTGA
- a CDS encoding IclR family transcriptional regulator, translated as MATSYQEAAQIRSVLRAVQLLKLLGQREEGAPLTELARSLGLPKSSVYRLLATLREESWVTVDEGTGNYKLGLGLLEVSASALASLRLRDVAKPHLEAIWRETGETVHLGVLHRNQVMYAMKYESVHSIRMYSKVGKTAPLYCTGVGKALLAWMEPKQRERILESLELRAYTPNTLASREQLEADLARSLERGYTIDNAEHEEFLRCVGGAILGSDGPVGAISVAAPLFRMPDERVEEVGRLVREHCAALSREIRGVL; from the coding sequence ATGGCGACGAGCTACCAGGAGGCCGCCCAGATCCGCTCCGTCCTGCGGGCGGTGCAGCTCCTCAAGCTCCTCGGCCAGCGGGAGGAGGGCGCCCCGCTGACCGAGCTGGCGCGCAGCCTGGGCCTGCCCAAGTCCAGCGTCTACCGGCTCTTGGCCACGCTGCGCGAGGAGTCGTGGGTGACCGTCGACGAGGGCACGGGCAACTACAAGCTGGGGCTGGGGCTGCTGGAGGTGAGCGCCAGCGCCCTCGCCTCCCTCCGCCTGCGCGACGTGGCCAAGCCGCACCTGGAGGCCATCTGGCGCGAGACGGGGGAGACCGTCCACCTGGGCGTACTCCACCGGAACCAGGTCATGTACGCCATGAAGTACGAGAGCGTCCACAGCATCCGCATGTACTCCAAGGTCGGCAAGACGGCCCCGCTCTACTGCACCGGCGTGGGCAAGGCGCTCCTGGCCTGGATGGAGCCGAAGCAGCGCGAGAGGATCCTGGAGAGCCTGGAGCTGCGCGCCTACACGCCCAACACGCTGGCCTCCCGCGAGCAGCTGGAGGCGGACCTTGCCCGCTCGCTGGAGCGCGGCTACACCATCGACAACGCCGAGCACGAGGAGTTCCTGCGCTGCGTCGGCGGCGCCATCCTCGGCTCGGACGGCCCGGTGGGCGCCATCAGCGTCGCCGCCCCCCTCTTCCGCATGCCCGACGAGCGCGTGGAGGAGGTGGGCCGGCTGGTGCGGGAGCACTGCGCCGCCCTCAGCCGGGAGATCCGCGGGGTCCTCTAG